The following proteins come from a genomic window of Ictalurus furcatus strain D&B chromosome 12, Billie_1.0, whole genome shotgun sequence:
- the smad10a gene encoding mothers against decapentaplegic homolog 4 translates to MSVNPPSSNDACLSIVHSLMCHRQGGENEGFAKRAIESLVKKLKEKKDELDSLITAITTNGVHPSKCVTIQRTLDGRLQVAGRKGFPHVIYARLWRWPDLHKNELKHVKFCQYAFDLKYDNVCVNPYHYERVVSPGIVGLSLQNTAPTGRLIKEEYTHDCIQMDVPPGLPPQSDHQGAMKLPAPEHYPPPLPPLQMPPEAARCPPPATLYSNMPLSPTASGSMMSMQGGHNEGLLQIASPQAQVMTPTPPPSTPPQAPPTQNGYNGSKHTQAQGSFHTTWTGSSTASYTPIGRQQSSRTHQPPLHHPHYWSQHHSSSSFPPPVSNHPGPEFWCSISYFEMDVQVGEMFKVLSSCPVVTVDGYVDPSGGDRFCLGQLSNVHRTEASERARLHIGKGVQLECRGEGDVWMRCLSDHAVFVQSYYLDREAGRAPGDAVHKIYPGAYIKVFDLRQCHRQMQQQAATAQAAAAAQAAAVAGNIPGPGSVGGIAPAISLSAAAGIGVDDLRRLCILRLSFVKGWGPDYPRHSITHTPCWVEVHLHRALQLLDEVLHTMPLADPGPSN, encoded by the exons ATGTCGGTGAACCCCCCCAGTAGTAACGATGCCTGCCTCAGCATCGTGCACAGCCTCATGTGCCACAGACAAGGCGGCGAGAACGAAGGCTTCGCCAAGAGGGCCATCGAGAGCCTCGTCAAGAAgctgaaggagaagaaggatgAGCTGGACTCGCTCATCACCGCCATCACCACCAACGGCGTCCATCCCAGCAAGTGCGTCACCATCCAGAGGACGCTAGACGGAAGACTGCAG gtggcCGGGCGTAAAGGTTTCCCCCATGTGATCTACGCTCGTCTATGGCGCTGGCCGGACCTTCACAAGAATGAGCTGAAGCACGTCAAGTTCTGCCAGTATGCCTTCGACTTAAAGTACGACAACGTGTGTGTGAATCCGTATCACTACGAGAGGGTCGTCTCTCCCGGCATCG TTGGCCTCAGCCTACAGAACACAG CTCCCACCGGCAGGCTGATTAAAGAGGAGTACACCCACGACTGCATTCAGATGGACGTTCCTCCTGGTTTACCTCCACAGTCAGACCACCAGGGGGCGATGAAGCTTCCTGCACCGGAGCATTACCCCCCACCGCTGCCACCTTTACAGATGCCCCCCGAAGCAGCACGATGCCCTCCGCCTGCCACCCTGTACTCCAACATGCCCCTCTCCCCAACCG CATCTGGCTCGATGATGTCCATGCAGGGTGGTCACAACGAGGGTCTCCTGCAGATCGCATCCCCTCAGGCTCAGGTCATGACCCCGACCCCTCCTCCCTCCACGCCCCCTCAGGCCCCGCCCACTCAGAACGGCTACAACggctccaaacacacacaggcgcaGGGCTCCTTTCACA CTACTTGGACGGGCAGCAGCACGGCCTCTTACACTCCTATAGGACGCCAACAGAGCAGCCGCACCCACCAGCCTCCTCTCCACCACCCCCACTACT GGTCTCAGCATCACAGTTCCTCATCATTCCCTCCGCCAGTCTCCAACCATCCAG GGCCAGAGTTCTGGTGCTCCATCTCGTATTTTGAGATGGATGTTCAGGTTGGTGAAATGTTTAAGGTGTTGTCCAGTTGTCCTGTGGTGACGGTGGATGGTTACGTGGATCCATCTGGAGGAGATCGTTTCTGCCTCGGGCAGCTCAGTAACGTTCACCGTACTGAGGCTAGTGAAAGGGCCAG GTTACACATAGGTAAAGGCGTGCAGCTGGAGTGTCGAGGCGAGGGCGATGTGTGGATGCGATGTCTGAGTGATCACGCCGTCTTTGTTCAGAGCTACTACCTGGATAGAGAGGCAGGACGAGCGCCTGGGGACGCTGTCCACAAGATCTACCCAGGAGCCTACATCAAG GTGTTTGATCTGCGTCAGTGCCATCGGCAGATGCAGCAGCAGGCGGCCACGGCTCAGGCGGCGGCAGCGGCTCAGGCGGCCGCCGTGGCGGGGAACATTCCGGGTCCAGGGAGCGTCGGGGGCATCGCTCCTGCAATCA GTCTCTCGGCAGCCGCAGGGATCGGCGTGGACGACCTGCGCAGGTTGTGTATCCTGCGTCTGAGCTTCGTGAAAGGCTGGGGACCCGATTACCCGCGccacagcatcacacacacaccctgctggGTGGAGGTGCACCTCCACCGCGCCCTACAGCTGCTGGATGAGGTGCTGCACACCATGCCTCTGGCAGACCCTGGACCTTCTAACTGA